GTTCAAGGCACTTGTAGAGAAGCAAACTGGCAACTTCATCAAGTGTCTAAGAACCGACAGAGGAGGAGAGTACAACTCCACCGAGTTCAAGGAGTACTGTAAGGAACACGGAATCAAGCGACAGCTGACCACTgcatacactccacagcaaaacGGCATTGCTGAGCGCAAGAACAGAACAATCATGAACATGGTGAGAGCTGTCTTACTGGAGAAGGAAGTACCAAAAAGCTTCTGGGCAGATGCAGTACAATGGGCAAATCATGTTCTTAATCGATCTCCTACCATGATCGTGAAAGATATGACCCCGGAAGAAGCATGGAGTGGAAACAAGCCATCAGTTGAGCATTTCAGGATCTTTGGTTGCATAGGATACGTTCATGTTCCTGACGTCAAACGAGTGAAGCTTGATGATAAAAGCGTGAAGTGTGTCATGATTGGCTACAGCAGCGAGTCAAAAGCGTACAAAATGTTTGATCCGATCAAGAAGAAAAGTCATATCAGCAGGGATGTGATTTTTGAAGAGGAAAAGAAGTGGAAGTGGGATGAGAATTACGCAGATGAACAGAGCATGGAACTCGAATGGGAAGATGAGTACGAGTACGATGAAGCTGATAATGAagaggtagaagaagaagtagaagcAGGAGAGGTGGAGGAAGCTGAAACTCAGAATAGGGTCTCTGCAGAAACAGCAACACAAACCCAAGCTCAAACGAGAGCTACCACATCAACAGTAGGCAGAACCAGAAGGCCACCAGTCTGGCACACTGACTACACATCTGGAGAAGATTTGTCTGAAGACGAGGCAAATATGGCAAGAAGTGAAGAGTTTGCAACAGTGTTCATGGTCATCTCTGATCCAACGAGCTTTCAAGAAGCTATAAGACAGTCAAGATGGAAGGAAGCAATGGATTCAGAGATGGGATCGATTGAAAGGAATCAGACATGGTCTTTAGTGACACTTCCTCCTGGAGCCAAAGCGATTGGTGTGAAATggatttacaaaacaaaactcaaCGAGTTGGGAGAGATCGACAAATTCAAAGCCAGACTCGTGGTAAAGGGGTATGCTCAAGAGTATGGGATCGACTACACTGAAGTCTTTGCACCTGTGGCTAGAATGGACACAGTGAGGATGATCATTGCCTTGGCAGCACAACGAGGCTGGGGAGTTTATCAGCTTGATGTGAAATCAGCGTTTTTGCATGGTGAGCTAAAAGAAAATGTCTTTGTGCAGCAGCCTCAAGGTTACGAGGCAGTAGGAAAGGAGCATATGGTCTACAAACTACACAAAGCTCTGTATGGACTAAAACAAGCACCCCGAGCTTGGTTTAGTCGCATTGAATCCTACTTCATCGAAGAAGGCTTTGAAAGTAGCACCAGTGAACAAACCTTGTTCATCAAGCGAGATGGAGGTAAAATCTTAATCATTAGCATTTATGTTGATGATTTATTGTTCACTGGTAATGATGATGAGCTACTGGAGAAGTTCAAACTGTCCATGAAAAGGGAGTTCGACATGACTGATTTGGGAAAGATGAGGTATTTCCTTGGCATAGAGGTGGTGCAAAGGGATGATGGGATCTTCATTTGCCAAAGGAAATATGCAGATGAAGTGATCAAGAGGTTTGGAATGCAGAATTTCAATCCTGTCTGCAACCCAATGGTTCCTGGACAGAAGCTTGGCAGAGACGAGGCAGGTGAGAAGGTTGATTCGACTCTATACAAACAGATGGTGGGAAGCTTGATGTATTTGACTGCAACTCGTCCTGATCTAATGTTTGTGGTGAGTCTCATCAGTCGCTTCATGGCCAATCCGACACAACTACACTTTGCTGCAGTAAAGAGAATCATGCGATATCTCAAGGGGACAATGGAGTATGGTATCTGGTACAAGAGAGAAGGAAAGGCAGGGCTTGTTGGGTACACTGATAGTGACTACGCAGGAGACTTGGATGATAGCAGGAGCACTTCAGGGTATGTCTTCATGATGAGTGGAGGAGCTGTTGCTTGGTCCTCACGAAAGCAACCTATTGTAACCTTGTCTACCACGGAGGCAGAATATGTGGCAGCAGCAACATGTGCGTGTCAAGCTATATGGATGGGGAGGGTTCTACAGGAGATCGGTTATGAACAAGATGGAGAGATGGTGCTGTTCTGTGACAACACATCCACcattaagttgtccaaaaatGCAGTGATGCACGGGAGGTCTAAACACATCAGGGTTCGCTATCATTTTCTAAGGGATTTAACTAAGGAAGGAGTCGTGAAGCTTGTCTACTGCAGTACGGAGGAGCAGCTGGCGGATATCATGACAAAGCCGTTAAAGATGGTGACATTTCAGAAGATTCGTGAAGCCTTTGGTATGGGTATTTTGAACTGAGTTCTTGAAGAGGTTCAGTTCAAGAGAGGGAATGTTGAGAAGCTGTTAGGAGTTGTTGCGTGTTCCTTAAGTTTAGGAATAAAAGAGACTTGTTCTCTGTCTTAGATTGAGTCAAAGTTGTTTCCGTTTTTTTTAGCTTATTAGTTGAGCTAGTTGGGGTCGTGTCCTTAGTTGTCGTTGTTTCAGTTATTTGCTTCAGCTTTGTATTACTATAAAACGTATTGGAAGGGTATGAATAAACGTAGATCATTTCAGTGCAGTTTTGTATTGTCTCTATACTTGCAATTACACTTTCCACCGATAAGGATGGTTACGGATCCACAGAAACAAAGTTGCCTAAACTTCGTAGAACCTGAAATTAAACTCAAATATAATAATCCATGGTGATATATAAACTGTACTAACTAGAAACCTGTCTCTTGGAACAATTAGGTCTCTCAGAATGTTACCGGGATGAGAAGTTGCAGGCTATTTGAAGTTGCAGCGATATCTGAGAGGGCAGAAAGGTACACAACGATCCAAGCAATTTCCATGGAAATTTCTTCATCCCTGAATCCAAAAACCAATAACATTTAAGATAAAATTATCCACTTAAGTtgaaaaaaacagagtttaGATGACATGCAAGAGACCTGCATGAAGCTCAAGAATCAATAAGAAGCAAACATCAAGCTAATAACATGCTGCAATAAGAGAGATGAAACTTTTCTCACGATTTTTCAAGTGTCGGAGAATGGCGTCAACTATCCCATCGACTCTGACAAGTTGTGCTGCCGCCTTTGATTGAGGTCCCTATATTAAATCCATAATGAGATTACCACTATGTAACAATGTGATAAAACAAGAGACAGGACTTTTTCACACCTTAATCAGATTTGACAATGCCCATGCAGCTGTTCTTACTGTGGAACCCTTGTCGGGAAAAATCATACGTGCTAGAGGTGGCAAAGCCCCTTGAGACAAAAGAACATTTCTCAGATCTTCTCCCTCACCCGTAACATTACCAATTGCCCAAGAACACTGCTCAGCCACCGGCGCAGAGCTCTTTTCTGAAGAATATAAATGGAagcataaaaaaaattaaatccaaaaaaaaaaaaaagagtaataaTAACAAGAAGCTTAGTTAGCCAGTACAAACCTCCAAGGTGTGCAATGAGCAACGGCAATGCAGGCAGTAGAGCTTTTGTTTCTTCAGGTTTTCCAGCAGCGATGTTTGTAAGACACCAAGCTGGCTCAAGTAACTGGAATTAGACACCAAGTAAAGATCAAATGATCACAAAACCTACTAAATTTGTCCTATTCCAATGGATATTAATAGCTTGGAACCCTAtctaacttaaaataaaccaacaTTAAAGTGGTGATAGCACTGACGCATATAATATAAGGCTAAGGTAAGAAACCTGCTCGTCGGGAAGGCCAAATGAAAGACACGGCACAAGCAAAGGTACTGCACCTGCACTAAGCGCAGTTTCAATCACCCTCTTCTGCATTTCACCTTTtcccctgaaaaaaaaaaaagatatctaTAATGACCAACAGATTCCATAAAAATGGTTTTGGGAATCACTATTTACTAGCACAAGCCAAAACAGTGAAGAGAAGGAAAAAAGTGCCAAAACTTGCTCAATCCCTCCTAGGGCATTGACTTACTGATATAGAAGAGCAGACTTGAGCTCTTCCACGGCTTTACTAGTTTGAGCCTCCAGAACAGGCTGCTCTTCATTTCGTTCGAATCCTCATCAGTCTACAAAGCCGCTTTGCTCGAACAAGTGATTCTCTTCTGTCCTTCGCCACCGTAACGGCCTTCTTTGTCCCGCAACTACACAATTACAATCAAACACCGGTTGAAAAGTTCAATCGTCCTTCAAGTTTATACAGACGTTAGAACGAAGGCGAAGAGGATATTAAAATCACCTGAGGACTTGATTGGGTCTCTTCGATTAGATGCGGAACCATCATCTGCCATTGGAGCACAGCTCGGGAGTTGGATTTGATTCAGAATCACACCAGATAATTTTTTCAATTACGAAACCCTAATTTGAATTGAGTTTGACCCTAATTGGATTCATTCCCTCGCGCCCGATTGCCCGCCCGTTAAATCGAATATAGATTCCTTTTTTTAAGAACACGAAACTTTAGCTGACTCA
The sequence above is drawn from the Raphanus sativus cultivar WK10039 chromosome 7, ASM80110v3, whole genome shotgun sequence genome and encodes:
- the LOC108814413 gene encoding importin subunit alpha-9 isoform X5; protein product: MQKRVIETALSAGAVPLLVPCLSFGLPDEQLLEPAWCLTNIAAGKPEETKALLPALPLLIAHLGEKSSAPVAEQCSWAIGNVTGEGEDLRNVLLSQGALPPLARMIFPDKGSTVRTAAWALSNLIKGPQSKAAAQLVRVDGIVDAILRHLKNRMKKFPWKLLGSLCTFLPSQISLQLQIACNFSSRFYEV
- the LOC108814413 gene encoding importin subunit alpha-9 isoform X4, which gives rise to MQKRVIETALSAGAVPLLVPCLSFGLPDEQLLEPAWCLTNIAAGKPEETKALLPALPLLIAHLGEKSSAPVAEQCSWAIGNVTGEGEDLRNVLLSQGALPPLARMIFPDKGSTVRTAAWALSNLIKGPQSKAAAQLVRVDGIVDAILRHLKNRMKKFPWKLLGSLCTFLPSQISLQLQIACNFSSRLGFQRCLVRRIYCWRQDIRY
- the LOC108814413 gene encoding importin subunit alpha-9 isoform X6, giving the protein MQKRVIETALSAGAVPLLVPCLSFGLPDEQLLEPAWCLTNIAAGKPEETKALLPALPLLIAHLGEKSSAPVAEQCSWAIGNVTGEGEDLRNVLLSQGALPPLARMIFPDKGSTVRTAAWALSNLIKGPQSKAAAQLVRVDGIVDAILRHLKNRMKKFPWKLLGSLCTFLPSQISLQLQIACNFSSRF